Part of the Calorimonas adulescens genome is shown below.
CTGTGGGCTTTGAGTTCACAAATTCTGTCAGCATTTCTGTTACTTTCTCTTCGTCCAGTTCTCCTACTGCCCGGGTCAATTCATTCAGGTCAATCATGCTCTTACCTCCCAAAAATTAATAATATTTCGAAAAAATCCGAAAAATATGGTCAGGATTTACCTTCATTTTCACCCCCAGTTTCAACAGATTTTTCTGAAAGGATAAAAGAAGAGGATTTGTATATACATGTTACGTAACCAGTATAGACCTGTAAATATAAAATGTCAAGGAAAATTTATAAGAAGAGTCTACTTTCGTATTAACATACTTAAATTGGCACCGATGGAAATCTATCGGTGCCAATTATCAATTTATCAATATTTAACCGTATTTTTCCACTGCTTCAATGACAGCACTTATATTTTTCAGTGGCGTGTCAGCAGGAGCAGTTCCTACACCTGGGGCAAGTATAAAGCCTCCTCCAGGCTTTACCTCTTCCAATAATTTTTTAATATATTCCTGTATTTCCGCCGGAGTGCCTCCAGTCACTAGGCCCATAGGAATGCCCCCCATGACGCATGTATGACCTTGTAACAGTTTTTTGGCCTTGATTATGTCAGTTTTTTCAAAATATGCTATACCCCATCCTTTGGGGAGCTCGAGTATGGTTTCCAAGTGAGCCTCATGCTGTCCCTCAAAGAATAAGAATGACTTAATGCCCTCATCCAAAAGTCTGAGAATGATTTTCTTTAAGTAGGGCCAATAAAATTCATTGTAAAGTTTCGGTGATAAGTATTCATTTAAATGAAGTGGGAAAAATGCATATTTAGCTCCTATCATTTTGGAAGTTAAGGCATAATTAATAATAGGTTCAACTAGCGCTTCAGTAGCCTTTTTCACTTTTTCAGGATACCGGTGGATATCCAGCACTACCGTTTCAATTCCCCTTAAAAAGTCGCCAATAATATCCAACGGTGCGTATCCCCACCCCAATGGAAGAGCTGGGAATCCTAACTGAGCTGAAACTCTGCCGATTTCACCAGCAAAATAAGCACTTCTTTTAATCTCTACACCTAACCTAACCCAAGTTGCCATTGCCTGTCGAGGGGTTGCTAAATTACGGCATACTCTTTTAAGTACAGTTTCAGAAATAAAACCTACAGGGTCTTCAATTAATTTGTCGTATTCATCAGCTTCCATAAAGGTACCGCCGATAAACTGAGGGGAAGCATTTTCCTCAATTTCTCTGCCCGGAAATCTGTAATATTTGTCGCCTAATATATCATGCATCGGCCCTGAAATCATCCCGAGATTTACGGACAAATCAGGAAATTCTGAAAATGCTATGCTAAATATGCGTCCCTCTAATCCAGAAAGTCCAGCCATTGAAAAATCAAAAGGAAAATCTTTTATAAATTTTTCAATTGCTCTCACAGCTTTTTCATAATCATAATTAAACTCATATTGTGTTATACCATAACAAGCAGGAATAATATCTCCAGAAAGTCCCCACAATGGTACTTTATCCGGTTCTTCAAGGTTAGCTGCTGCTTCAAAGCGCGCAAGACGTTCCTCGGCAAGCTCTTTGGGACTCTTTGTCATCTTTTATCACCCCTCCACTCCCATTAATTCCTTGCAAAGCCTTACTCCTTTTGCCGCATCATCTGCCCAAGCGTCGGCTCCCACAAACTGTTTTACTTCTTCATCCACTCTTCCTCCACCTATTATTATCTTTGCGTTGGTTATTCCTGCTGCTTTTAATGCTTCTACAGTCTTTTTCATTGAGCTTAAGCCTGCAGTTATCAGGCATGACATTCCAACTATGTCAGGTTTATGCGTTTTTGCTGCCTCCACAAATTTTTCTACCGGTGTATTAACGCCTATGTCCACCACCTCAAAGCCAGCCGCTTCTGCAAATGCCTTGAATATATCCTTTCCTATGTTGTGGATGTCATCTTTAACGGTGCCAAGGACGATTTTGCCAAGTTTCTTAGTATCTCCCTTAATCAGAGGCAGGGTAAATTTCATGATGTTTCCAAAAATTTCTCCTCCGAGTATAAGCTCGGAAAGGAAGTATTCTCCTTTTTCAAATTTATCGCCTATTACACCCATCGCATTTCTGCAAACTTCAAGCAACTTTTGAGGATCACCACCACTTTCCAGATACTCCCTGGCCATTTTAATTGATCCTTCTTCGTCCATGTCCACTATTTTGTTGAAAAGTTCTTCTTGCACTTTACCTTCCCCCTTTTTAAAAATTGTTGAATTTTTAATTATTGGGAATTATTAAGTCTTCAGTGTCACCTCCTTATATCATGGCGATGGTTATATATACATGTTCCAATCTGAGCATAGCTAAATATTACTGAATCGTCAGGTGCTTTTGAATTTATTATCGTAACTTACCAAACTCAGGCAGGAACATGATTACAACTGCAGCCATTAAAAATCTCAGCACTGCAAGGCCAAGCACGGTATAAAAGTTTGCGCCTGCAATAGGAGCTATGATAAATGTCGGAATGCGGAATGCACCGATGAGCTGCATGGTGACAATCAAACCTCCGGCACTTCCAGCATAAACCGGGCCGATTTCCGGCAGCTTTTATTCAGGCTCAGGCTCCCGGACCTGCAGTTGCAGCAGGCGCCTTCAGTCTTGCCAACGTATAAACCGCTGCAGCAATTCCATAGACGACCATTTCGAAAAAGATTGGGAATCTTACAGGGTCCTGACCGCTTATCTTAGCAAGTAAATCTATATAATAAGG
Proteins encoded:
- a CDS encoding uroporphyrinogen decarboxylase family protein codes for the protein MTKSPKELAEERLARFEAAANLEEPDKVPLWGLSGDIIPACYGITQYEFNYDYEKAVRAIEKFIKDFPFDFSMAGLSGLEGRIFSIAFSEFPDLSVNLGMISGPMHDILGDKYYRFPGREIEENASPQFIGGTFMEADEYDKLIEDPVGFISETVLKRVCRNLATPRQAMATWVRLGVEIKRSAYFAGEIGRVSAQLGFPALPLGWGYAPLDIIGDFLRGIETVVLDIHRYPEKVKKATEALVEPIINYALTSKMIGAKYAFFPLHLNEYLSPKLYNEFYWPYLKKIILRLLDEGIKSFLFFEGQHEAHLETILELPKGWGIAYFEKTDIIKAKKLLQGHTCVMGGIPMGLVTGGTPAEIQEYIKKLLEEVKPGGGFILAPGVGTAPADTPLKNISAVIEAVEKYG
- a CDS encoding cobalamin B12-binding domain-containing protein, with product MQEELFNKIVDMDEEGSIKMAREYLESGGDPQKLLEVCRNAMGVIGDKFEKGEYFLSELILGGEIFGNIMKFTLPLIKGDTKKLGKIVLGTVKDDIHNIGKDIFKAFAEAAGFEVVDIGVNTPVEKFVEAAKTHKPDIVGMSCLITAGLSSMKKTVEALKAAGITNAKIIIGGGRVDEEVKQFVGADAWADDAAKGVRLCKELMGVEG